Proteins encoded within one genomic window of Rossellomorea vietnamensis:
- a CDS encoding helix-turn-helix domain-containing protein translates to MDLHVELQHYRNDVLELTQREAALRLNISQGALSNYETGARDIPYKMLLTFKEVYKIPTHEMNRIMYGEESDSLGQSHDPMILRETFEDEETKEILKTLGEHPKFKRTLSSLSYFTEKRKEKFIAHVNHFYQTMKGW, encoded by the coding sequence ATGGATTTACATGTAGAATTACAGCATTATCGCAATGATGTATTGGAGCTTACCCAGAGAGAAGCCGCCCTTCGCCTGAATATCAGCCAGGGCGCATTATCAAACTATGAAACTGGTGCAAGGGACATCCCCTACAAGATGCTGCTTACCTTTAAGGAAGTCTATAAAATCCCCACCCACGAAATGAACCGGATCATGTACGGGGAGGAAAGCGACAGCCTTGGACAAAGCCACGACCCCATGATCCTGAGGGAAACCTTCGAAGACGAAGAAACAAAAGAAATCCTGAAAACCCTCGGGGAGCATCCCAAATTCAAGCGAACCCTGTCATCCCTCTCCTACTTCACAGAAAAGCGCAAAGAAAAATTCATCGCCCACGTGAACCACTTCTATCAGACTATGAAGGGCTGGTAG
- the hutP gene encoding hut operon transcriptional regulator HutP, whose translation MKKTDHTRIGKNAMLLLLLDREEEEWNRHFNELNWSYCTGKIGSMDSQKIVAAIETAAKRSDLVREDLYREMHALYHAIMEALTGVTRGQTQLGEILRTVGLRFSVVRGTPYESEEEGEWIAVALYGTIGAPIKGLEHETIGLGINHI comes from the coding sequence TTGAAGAAGACAGATCATACTCGTATCGGAAAGAACGCCATGCTCCTTCTCCTGTTAGACAGGGAAGAGGAAGAGTGGAACCGTCATTTCAATGAGCTGAATTGGAGTTACTGCACCGGTAAGATCGGATCGATGGACAGCCAGAAAATCGTGGCCGCGATAGAAACAGCGGCGAAGCGGAGTGACCTGGTCCGGGAAGATCTGTACCGGGAGATGCATGCTTTGTATCACGCGATCATGGAAGCACTGACAGGGGTCACCCGCGGTCAGACTCAATTGGGCGAGATTCTGCGGACAGTGGGCCTGCGCTTCTCCGTTGTGAGAGGGACTCCGTATGAAAGTGAAGAGGAAGGCGAATGGATCGCCGTAGCGCTATATGGAACGATTGGTGCGCCCATTAAGGGGTTGGAGCACGAAACGATCGGACTTGGAATCAATCACATTTAA
- the hutI gene encoding imidazolonepropionase, which produces MTTTQFDTIIDNIGQLLTMDHGDGPLKGGAMNSLPVLENAALAIKDGLVAWIGTHEDAQSMKATERIDAEGKLVSPGLVDPHTHLVFGGSREHEMALKQQGVPYLEILKRGGGILSTVGATREASEEELLTKARFHLNRMISYGVTTVEAKSGYGLDRQTELKQLKVAKQLNETHPAEIVSTFLGAHAIPPEFKGRSDEFLQEMLDLLNDIEKEQLAEFVDIFCETGVFSVEQSRQFLKAAKEKGFSVKIHADEIHPLGGTEMATEIGATSGDHLVGASDKGIAALGATDTIAVLLPGTSFYLNKGKFANARGMLEAGAAVALSTDFNPGSSPTENLQFIMNLASLQLKMTPEEIWNAVTVNSAYAINRGDSAGKLIKGRKADIVLWDVPNYHYVPYHYGVNHTNTVMKDGCIIYRKEKLHEHISTH; this is translated from the coding sequence ATGACCACTACACAATTCGACACCATCATCGACAACATCGGCCAGCTCCTGACCATGGATCACGGGGACGGACCTTTGAAAGGAGGGGCGATGAACAGCCTCCCTGTTCTGGAAAATGCGGCACTTGCTATCAAGGACGGCCTTGTCGCCTGGATTGGCACGCATGAAGACGCGCAATCCATGAAAGCAACGGAACGGATCGACGCAGAAGGAAAGCTCGTCTCACCCGGTCTAGTCGACCCGCACACTCATTTGGTCTTTGGCGGCTCCCGTGAACACGAAATGGCCCTAAAGCAGCAGGGTGTTCCATACTTAGAGATCCTCAAGCGGGGAGGAGGCATCCTATCTACAGTAGGTGCTACCCGCGAAGCATCCGAAGAAGAACTTCTAACAAAAGCACGCTTCCATCTGAACAGAATGATCTCTTACGGAGTCACAACAGTAGAAGCAAAGAGCGGATACGGTCTTGACCGCCAGACCGAACTAAAACAGCTGAAAGTAGCCAAGCAACTAAACGAAACACACCCGGCAGAAATCGTCTCCACATTCCTGGGAGCACACGCCATCCCACCGGAATTCAAAGGCCGCTCCGATGAATTCCTGCAGGAAATGCTTGACCTGTTAAACGACATCGAAAAAGAACAACTAGCTGAATTCGTCGACATCTTCTGCGAAACAGGCGTATTCTCCGTCGAACAGTCCCGCCAGTTTTTAAAAGCGGCCAAAGAAAAAGGATTCTCCGTCAAAATCCACGCCGACGAAATCCATCCACTCGGCGGAACTGAAATGGCAACAGAAATCGGCGCCACCAGCGGAGACCACTTAGTGGGCGCGTCTGACAAAGGCATCGCTGCACTGGGAGCAACCGACACAATCGCAGTCCTCCTACCAGGCACATCCTTCTACCTAAACAAAGGAAAATTCGCGAACGCAAGAGGGATGCTCGAAGCGGGAGCGGCTGTCGCCCTATCCACCGACTTCAATCCTGGCAGCTCACCGACGGAGAACCTGCAGTTCATCATGAACCTTGCGTCATTACAATTGAAAATGACGCCGGAAGAAATCTGGAACGCCGTCACCGTCAACTCCGCCTATGCCATCAACAGGGGAGACTCGGCAGGAAAGTTAATCAAAGGCCGCAAAGCCGATATTGTACTGTGGGATGTCCCGAACTATCACTATGTCCCGTATCACTACGGAGTCAACCATACCAACACCGTCATGAAAGACGGATGCATCATCTACCGCAAGGAGAAGCTTCATGAGCACATTTCAACACATTAA
- the hutU gene encoding urocanate hydratase: MVKADKRIVHVKRGTDLECKGWEQEAVLRMLYNNLDPEVAEIPEELVVYGGIGKAARNWESFDAIVLTLRNLENDETMLVQSGKPVGVFKTHKAAPRVLLSNSVLVPKWANWEHFHELDQKGLMMYGQMTAGSWIYIGTQGILQGTYETFAALAKKHFNNSLKGTITLTAGLGGMGGAQPLAVTMNGGVVIAVDVDAERIQKRLDTKYCDVKTESIEEALMMAYEARDQGKPLSIALLGNAAEVHHELLKRDVKIDIVTDQTSAHDPLNGYVPEGYTLEAAAELRKQDPKTYTALSQKSMAKHVEAMLEFQHRGSIVFDYGNNIRQVAKDEGVKNAFDFPGFVPAYIRPLFCEGKGPFRWAALSGDPEDIYRTDRLIKELFPENEALNRWIDMAQEQVAFQGLPSRICWLGYGERVKMGLAINELVRNGELKAPIVIGRDHLDCGSVASPNRETESMKDGSDAVGDWAILNALINTAAGGSWISFHHGGGVGMGYSLHAGMVVVADGTDLAQERLERVLTTDPGMGVIRHVDAGYDIAEKTAEKHNIHIPMNKGGE; the protein is encoded by the coding sequence ATGGTTAAGGCAGACAAACGAATCGTACACGTAAAAAGAGGGACGGACCTCGAATGTAAAGGATGGGAGCAGGAAGCGGTCCTCCGCATGCTCTACAATAACCTCGATCCTGAAGTAGCTGAAATACCGGAAGAGCTCGTCGTATACGGCGGAATCGGGAAAGCGGCCCGTAACTGGGAGTCTTTCGATGCCATCGTTCTTACGCTCAGAAACCTGGAGAACGATGAAACCATGCTCGTCCAATCCGGAAAGCCGGTTGGTGTGTTCAAAACTCATAAAGCAGCGCCAAGGGTCCTGCTATCCAACTCAGTCCTCGTTCCAAAGTGGGCAAACTGGGAGCACTTCCATGAGCTCGATCAAAAAGGCCTCATGATGTACGGCCAAATGACAGCGGGAAGCTGGATTTATATTGGGACCCAAGGAATCCTGCAAGGGACGTACGAAACGTTCGCGGCACTGGCGAAGAAACATTTCAATAACTCCCTCAAAGGGACGATCACCCTCACAGCCGGATTAGGCGGAATGGGTGGGGCACAGCCACTCGCCGTCACGATGAACGGAGGAGTCGTGATCGCCGTAGATGTGGACGCAGAGCGGATCCAGAAGCGCCTCGATACAAAATACTGTGACGTGAAAACCGAGTCCATCGAAGAAGCGTTGATGATGGCATATGAAGCAAGGGACCAGGGCAAGCCTCTGTCCATCGCTTTACTTGGAAACGCGGCTGAGGTTCATCATGAACTCCTCAAGCGTGACGTCAAAATTGATATCGTAACCGACCAGACATCAGCCCACGATCCACTCAACGGCTATGTCCCTGAAGGATATACACTCGAAGCGGCAGCTGAACTACGTAAACAGGATCCGAAAACTTACACAGCACTATCACAAAAAAGTATGGCCAAACACGTGGAAGCGATGCTCGAGTTCCAACACCGTGGCTCCATCGTATTTGACTACGGCAACAACATCCGTCAGGTAGCGAAGGATGAAGGGGTCAAGAATGCATTTGATTTCCCCGGATTCGTTCCTGCATATATCCGTCCATTATTCTGTGAAGGAAAAGGACCTTTCCGCTGGGCGGCACTGTCAGGTGACCCGGAAGACATCTACAGAACGGATCGATTGATCAAAGAGCTTTTCCCTGAAAATGAAGCACTGAATCGCTGGATCGATATGGCGCAGGAGCAGGTGGCATTCCAAGGTCTTCCTTCCCGAATTTGCTGGTTAGGCTACGGTGAGCGTGTGAAAATGGGTCTTGCCATCAACGAACTGGTACGAAATGGCGAACTGAAAGCTCCAATCGTCATCGGCCGTGACCACCTCGATTGCGGATCAGTAGCTTCACCAAACCGTGAGACGGAAAGTATGAAGGACGGCAGTGACGCAGTGGGTGACTGGGCCATCCTGAACGCCCTCATCAACACAGCGGCAGGCGGCTCCTGGATCTCCTTCCACCACGGCGGCGGAGTAGGGATGGGGTATTCTCTGCACGCCGGAATGGTCGTTGTGGCAGACGGGACGGACCTTGCACAGGAACGTCTTGAGAGGGTGCTCACAACAGATCCCGGAATGGGCGTCATCCGCCACGTCGACGCAGGCTATGATATTGCAGAAAAAACAGCCGAAAAACACAACATTCACATCCCGATGAACAAAGGAGGAGAATAA
- a CDS encoding REP-associated tyrosine transposase, which translates to MVRTPRNWSPGTTYHVTARGNRKQDLFHDDEDRRKYITYLQETKEKDPFTIHAYCLMSNHIHLLIETHDVPLERIIRILHTRYAVYFNKKYDYVGHVFQGRYGSTKIDTPSYFIKASRYIHHNPVEAKLTIHPETYPWSSYPFYIHSIDNPLLSKERTLNYFPAPQISRYKEYVEKEVQHKES; encoded by the coding sequence ATGGTTCGAACGCCTCGGAATTGGAGTCCGGGAACGACGTATCATGTGACGGCGAGGGGCAACCGGAAGCAGGATCTGTTTCATGATGATGAAGACCGCAGGAAGTATATAACGTATTTGCAGGAAACGAAAGAAAAGGACCCATTTACCATCCACGCCTACTGTTTGATGTCCAACCACATCCATCTGCTGATCGAAACCCACGATGTTCCACTTGAGAGAATCATCCGTATCCTTCACACCCGCTATGCCGTTTATTTCAACAAGAAATATGATTATGTAGGTCATGTGTTTCAAGGGCGGTATGGATCGACCAAGATAGATACACCATCCTATTTCATTAAAGCGAGCAGGTATATCCACCACAATCCGGTTGAAGCGAAACTCACCATCCATCCCGAGACATACCCCTGGAGCAGTTATCCTTTCTACATCCATTCCATTGATAACCCCTTACTTTCAAAGGAACGCACCCTCAATTATTTTCCGGCACCACAAATCAGTCGATATAAGGAATATGTAGAGAAAGAAGTACAGCACAAAGAATCATAA
- a CDS encoding NEW3 domain-containing protein: protein MKFMSYLLSLLLVLSFLPFSGVVHSEEHDVELWNAVKPLDTTVTFLNTGAHPDDERSDFLAYLSRGLGVKTSSLIANRGEGGQNEIGQELGNALGIIRSREMIEAAKITGVKAYHLSETTSDPIYDFGFSKTPDETLEKWGEELTYERLIRFIRTYQPDILMPSFRNSDTQHGHHRAISILSERAFEDAANPDVFPDQLKEGLSVWQVKKFYLPAESEETATTSIEVGDYDPIYEMSYPQIGEESRYMHKSQGMGSEVDVEPRQTLLDLEKSSVQTTGTDELFEGIPYDFKEWAEEMPKGEKSLKVHFTKFQKSLEGIISSYPDRGEAFDKTQKALKEVEKIEKKTAKAKLDGQMKKDLLHKISLKKEQLNTVSFVASELNVEASSETNILTKGQDAEVTVKLSNEGEKKLKKAKVELLTPKGWKVSKNGKSVDLKPGEEREMTFTVGVPEDADYYHAYKDPAIQAKVSFESAGAKSTHVQNLDGTIAVLPDVGITLNPEDIVVNRADVQDEIPVVAKVKNYRDGATTSQVSLSAPEGWEVSPQEVTVQFDESQEEKDVTFTLSPPEDIGEGNFKVDAQAVVDGKTFSSTVQEISYDHIGTFYYLYDSKVNGVAFELLTPDNLKVGYIESGFDKVADYLRNVGMDITSLTEDDLASGDLSQYDTIVTGIRAYLSRDDLVANNPRLKEYVENGGHLVVQYHKPNDRWDEETTAPYPLTIGNPSIRWRVTDEDAAVTVLQPESPLFNYPNTITGSDWDNWIQERGLYYPMSWDDRYETFVRMADPGEDSFDGGILMAEYGEGTYLYTNLVFYRQIQGGVPGGYRIFTNLLSYGKTN, encoded by the coding sequence ATGAAGTTTATGAGCTATTTGCTTTCGCTGTTGTTGGTGCTTTCTTTTTTACCTTTTAGTGGTGTCGTTCATTCAGAAGAGCATGATGTAGAATTGTGGAATGCCGTCAAGCCGTTGGATACGACGGTAACGTTCTTGAACACCGGGGCTCATCCCGATGATGAACGAAGCGATTTCCTTGCGTACTTATCCAGGGGTCTCGGAGTGAAGACCTCCAGCTTGATTGCGAATAGGGGAGAGGGCGGCCAAAATGAAATCGGCCAGGAGCTCGGGAACGCCCTCGGGATCATCCGCTCCAGGGAAATGATCGAAGCAGCCAAGATCACAGGCGTAAAAGCCTACCACCTCAGTGAAACCACCTCAGATCCGATTTACGACTTTGGATTTTCAAAGACCCCAGATGAAACACTGGAAAAGTGGGGGGAAGAACTCACTTACGAAAGGCTCATCCGGTTCATTCGGACCTACCAGCCGGATATTCTAATGCCATCCTTCCGAAACTCAGACACCCAACATGGACATCATCGTGCCATCTCCATACTTAGTGAACGTGCTTTCGAGGACGCTGCAAACCCAGACGTGTTCCCGGACCAATTGAAAGAAGGTTTGTCGGTTTGGCAGGTGAAAAAGTTCTATTTACCTGCGGAATCAGAAGAGACAGCCACCACGTCTATAGAAGTAGGGGATTATGATCCCATCTATGAAATGTCTTACCCGCAAATCGGGGAAGAATCCCGCTATATGCATAAGAGCCAGGGGATGGGGAGTGAAGTGGATGTCGAGCCAAGACAGACTCTATTGGACTTAGAGAAGAGTTCTGTACAAACGACTGGAACTGATGAACTTTTCGAAGGGATCCCATATGATTTTAAAGAGTGGGCGGAAGAGATGCCTAAGGGTGAGAAGTCACTCAAAGTTCATTTCACTAAGTTCCAAAAGAGCCTGGAAGGGATCATTTCAAGCTATCCTGATCGAGGGGAAGCATTCGATAAAACACAGAAGGCATTGAAAGAAGTAGAAAAAATTGAGAAGAAAACCGCAAAGGCAAAGCTTGATGGCCAAATGAAGAAAGATTTGCTTCATAAGATTTCCCTGAAGAAAGAGCAGTTGAACACTGTGAGCTTTGTCGCTTCGGAATTAAATGTGGAGGCTTCTTCAGAAACCAATATTTTGACAAAGGGTCAAGATGCAGAGGTGACAGTTAAGCTTTCCAACGAGGGAGAAAAGAAGCTGAAAAAAGCGAAAGTCGAGCTACTGACACCAAAAGGATGGAAGGTATCCAAAAATGGAAAATCGGTAGACCTGAAACCTGGTGAGGAGCGTGAAATGACCTTTACCGTAGGAGTACCGGAAGATGCTGACTATTATCACGCATACAAAGATCCGGCCATCCAGGCGAAAGTGAGCTTTGAGTCTGCCGGGGCTAAATCGACCCACGTCCAGAACCTGGACGGAACCATCGCCGTTTTACCTGATGTAGGCATCACCCTTAATCCGGAAGATATCGTGGTTAACCGGGCTGATGTACAGGACGAAATCCCGGTGGTGGCGAAGGTGAAGAACTATCGCGATGGAGCCACCACTTCACAGGTATCCTTATCGGCTCCCGAAGGCTGGGAGGTATCCCCACAAGAGGTGACCGTTCAATTTGATGAGTCACAGGAGGAGAAAGACGTTACCTTTACACTCAGTCCGCCGGAAGACATCGGTGAAGGGAATTTCAAAGTGGATGCACAAGCCGTTGTCGACGGTAAAACCTTCTCTTCAACGGTCCAGGAAATAAGCTATGACCATATCGGGACGTTTTATTACTTGTATGATTCAAAGGTGAACGGAGTGGCGTTTGAATTGCTGACTCCCGACAACTTGAAAGTAGGTTACATTGAAAGCGGCTTTGATAAAGTGGCAGACTATCTACGCAATGTGGGGATGGACATCACGTCCCTCACGGAGGACGATTTGGCATCGGGAGATCTCAGCCAATACGATACGATCGTGACCGGGATCCGCGCCTATTTATCAAGGGATGACCTTGTTGCGAATAATCCACGCCTGAAAGAATACGTCGAAAACGGGGGCCATCTGGTTGTTCAATACCATAAGCCGAACGACAGATGGGATGAAGAGACGACAGCACCATATCCGTTAACCATCGGTAACCCGTCGATCCGCTGGAGAGTGACGGATGAAGACGCGGCCGTGACGGTATTGCAGCCGGAATCACCATTATTCAACTACCCTAATACGATCACCGGATCGGACTGGGATAACTGGATACAAGAAAGAGGCTTATACTACCCGATGAGTTGGGATGACCGTTACGAAACATTCGTACGCATGGCAGACCCGGGCGAAGACTCATTCGACGGAGGCATCCTCATGGCCGAATACGGTGAAGGAACCTACCTATACACCAACCTCGTATTCTACCGCCAAATCCAAGGAGGAGTCCCAGGAGGCTACCGAATCTTCACCAACCTCCTAAGCTACGGAAAAACCAACTAA
- the hutH gene encoding histidine ammonia-lyase, whose translation MVELTGCSLSLDEAKRVIYGKEPVELSPLSMERVRKSREAVERIVKEKRVVYGINTGFGKFSDVLIDADDVEELQLNLIHSHACGVGDPFPENVSRAMLLLRCNALLKGYSGVRPVIVERLAEFLNKGIHPVIPQQGSLGASGDLAPLSHLALALMGEGEVHYQGDVHQTLTVLSKENIFPIQLQAKEGLALINGTQAMTAMGVIGYLEAEELAFQSEMIASLTLEGLRGIMDAFDEDIHLVRGYPQQVATAQRIRDYLQDSKLTTKQGELRVQDAYSLRCIPQVHGASWQALDYVKEKLEIEMNAATDNPLIFDDGEKIISGGNFHGQPIAFAMDFMKIAIAELANISERRIERLVNPQLNDLPPFLSPQPGLQSGAMIMQYCAASLVSENKTLAHPASVDSIPSSANQEDHVSMGTIGSRHAYQILQNTRRVLAVELICNLQAAEHRGTDLMASKTKQFYEEARKVIPSITKDRIFSKDIEKANQWLQQTTLSTLIKPTKTKEETTNG comes from the coding sequence ATGGTGGAGTTGACGGGTTGCAGTTTGAGTTTGGATGAGGCGAAGAGGGTCATTTATGGGAAGGAGCCTGTGGAGCTTTCGCCGCTTAGTATGGAGAGGGTGCGGAAGAGTCGCGAGGCGGTTGAGAGGATTGTGAAGGAGAAGCGTGTGGTGTATGGGATTAATACGGGCTTTGGGAAGTTCAGTGATGTGTTGATCGATGCGGATGATGTGGAGGAGCTTCAGTTGAACCTGATTCATTCTCATGCGTGTGGAGTGGGTGATCCCTTTCCGGAAAACGTTTCGCGGGCCATGCTTCTCTTGAGATGTAATGCTCTGTTAAAAGGGTATTCCGGTGTCAGACCGGTCATCGTAGAGCGGCTCGCTGAATTTCTGAACAAAGGGATCCATCCGGTGATCCCGCAACAGGGTTCATTAGGAGCAAGCGGTGACTTAGCGCCGCTATCCCACTTGGCACTGGCGTTGATGGGTGAAGGGGAAGTCCACTATCAGGGTGATGTTCACCAGACACTCACTGTCCTTTCTAAAGAAAACATCTTCCCAATCCAGCTTCAGGCGAAAGAAGGATTGGCACTCATCAACGGAACCCAGGCCATGACGGCAATGGGCGTCATCGGATACCTGGAAGCAGAGGAACTGGCCTTCCAAAGTGAAATGATCGCCAGTCTGACCTTAGAAGGATTAAGAGGAATCATGGATGCCTTCGACGAAGATATTCATTTAGTGAGGGGATATCCTCAACAGGTAGCAACGGCGCAAAGAATCAGAGACTACTTACAAGACAGCAAGCTTACAACCAAACAAGGAGAGCTGAGAGTCCAAGACGCCTACTCCTTAAGATGCATCCCCCAAGTACATGGAGCCTCTTGGCAGGCCCTTGATTATGTAAAGGAAAAGCTCGAAATCGAAATGAATGCAGCGACGGATAATCCGTTGATCTTTGACGATGGTGAAAAAATCATTTCAGGCGGGAATTTCCACGGACAGCCGATTGCATTCGCCATGGACTTCATGAAAATTGCCATAGCAGAACTCGCCAACATCTCAGAGCGACGCATTGAACGACTCGTGAACCCGCAGCTCAATGATTTGCCACCGTTCCTGAGCCCGCAACCTGGGCTGCAGTCAGGCGCCATGATCATGCAATACTGCGCGGCATCACTCGTATCCGAGAACAAAACCCTTGCCCATCCGGCGAGCGTCGACTCGATTCCGTCATCTGCCAACCAGGAAGACCACGTCAGCATGGGGACAATCGGATCCCGTCACGCCTATCAAATCCTGCAGAACACGAGAAGAGTCCTCGCCGTCGAGCTCATCTGCAACCTGCAGGCAGCAGAACATCGAGGGACGGACCTCATGGCCAGCAAAACAAAACAATTTTACGAAGAAGCGAGAAAAGTCATTCCTTCCATCACGAAGGACCGGATCTTCTCGAAAGATATAGAAAAAGCCAACCAGTGGCTGCAGCAAACAACCCTGAGCACACTGATCAAACCAACCAAAACAAAGGAGGAAACGACAAATGGTTAA
- the hutG gene encoding formimidoylglutamase — MSTFQHIKPAGKAQFKDRYTTKAAELLTPWEEGKKGDIAIIGAPLSKPSISHSGASFAPDAIRRCLNSFTTYNIERGTDLQEDSKTIIDFGDISMHPTSIEESHQRIYESTKAVTETNTAPFTIILGGDHSITTSTVKAIKETKGTVGIIQFDAHHDLRNTEDGGPTNGTPFRRLIEEGHLQGDHLIQIGIRNYANAKAYHDYAIEQGVTVYTMKDVRQSNSSITELIQHALTQLESKVDTIYLSVDMDVLDQAFAPGCPAIGPGGMHPDTLMEAVQTALEHPKVTTMDIVEIDPTLDTRDMTSRVAAHLILETLSK, encoded by the coding sequence ATGAGCACATTTCAACACATTAAGCCCGCAGGAAAGGCGCAGTTCAAAGACCGCTACACAACGAAAGCAGCAGAACTCCTGACACCATGGGAAGAGGGAAAGAAAGGGGACATCGCCATCATCGGCGCCCCCCTCTCTAAACCCTCCATCTCCCACTCAGGGGCAAGCTTCGCACCCGACGCCATCAGAAGGTGCCTGAACTCGTTCACAACCTACAATATTGAGAGAGGGACGGACCTCCAAGAAGACAGCAAAACCATCATCGACTTCGGTGACATCTCCATGCATCCGACCTCCATCGAAGAATCACATCAACGAATCTATGAATCAACCAAAGCAGTAACCGAAACAAACACCGCACCCTTCACCATCATCCTTGGCGGAGACCATTCCATCACTACGTCAACGGTTAAAGCCATCAAGGAAACGAAAGGGACTGTGGGCATCATCCAGTTTGATGCTCATCATGACCTCAGAAACACCGAAGACGGAGGGCCGACCAACGGAACACCTTTCAGAAGATTAATAGAAGAAGGGCATCTCCAGGGTGATCACCTGATTCAAATCGGCATCCGCAACTACGCCAATGCGAAAGCCTACCATGATTACGCCATCGAGCAGGGTGTAACGGTGTATACGATGAAGGACGTCAGACAATCGAACTCGTCGATCACCGAACTCATCCAACATGCTCTAACCCAACTGGAATCCAAGGTCGACACCATCTACCTCTCCGTCGACATGGACGTCCTCGACCAGGCATTCGCCCCGGGCTGCCCGGCGATCGGTCCCGGGGGGATGCATCCGGATACGCTCATGGAGGCGGTCCAGACCGCGCTGGAGCACCCGAAGGTAACCACCATGGACATCGTCGAGATCGACCCGACCCTCGACACCAGAGACATGACGAGCAGGGTGGCGGCGCATCTTATTCTTGAAACACTATCAAAATAG
- a CDS encoding sigma-70 family RNA polymerase sigma factor — translation MEEAWQQEKRGVMQMEVSRERVIEDLIDEYEMQVTKLAYLYVKDWSAAQDITQEVFIKAFQALHQFNQHSSYKTWIYRIVINQCKDYKCSAYFRRNTVVHTFHKILNKSTTVTPEEELMTNEANDSVISHILALPIKYREIILLYYYEELTTQEIGDMLGINPSTVRTRLDRGREKLKKTMGGRLSNE, via the coding sequence GTGGAAGAAGCGTGGCAGCAGGAGAAGAGGGGAGTGATGCAGATGGAGGTAAGCAGGGAAAGGGTGATTGAAGATTTGATTGATGAGTATGAGATGCAGGTGACCAAATTGGCCTACTTGTATGTGAAGGACTGGTCAGCGGCACAGGATATTACCCAAGAGGTGTTCATTAAGGCTTTCCAGGCCCTGCATCAGTTTAATCAACATTCTTCTTACAAAACCTGGATATATCGTATCGTCATTAACCAGTGCAAGGATTATAAGTGTTCAGCTTATTTTAGAAGAAATACAGTCGTACATACATTCCATAAGATCCTGAACAAATCGACGACAGTCACTCCGGAAGAGGAATTGATGACCAATGAAGCAAATGACTCAGTCATATCCCATATACTGGCTTTGCCTATCAAATACCGGGAAATCATTCTACTATATTATTATGAAGAACTCACCACACAGGAAATCGGCGATATGCTTGGGATCAACCCCTCTACCGTCCGGACGAGACTGGACCGTGGGAGAGAAAAACTGAAGAAAACAATGGGAGGGAGGTTATCAAATGAATAA